A segment of the Corylus avellana chromosome ca2, CavTom2PMs-1.0 genome:
CACAAGTTCTTTGGCAATTTACTTGCGAAACTATTATATTGGAAATCTGTTTCTTTAAGATCCTCCTAGCATGTTGTTTTCATTGTGAGTTGGATAATTTAGTAGGAAAGTAATTGGAGAATTTTCTATTTGTAGATTAACTATGGCATTTATATTCCGTCTTGTAAACTAGGCCAACATATTTGGGCTCGTTTGACAAGACTTTTGAGggtatgtttttgttttttagcaaaaaaaaataaaagtattaacaaacaactcaaaacactcaaaactatttttacatttatgtcacttcacaacaaaaaaaaaaaacaaaaacaaccatcTAAAAAGTTGTCAAACGAACCCATAATCTCTTGCCTTCCATATTGATTCTTATCTTATAATGAACAAAATGCTTTCTATCTCATGGGCAGGTatattccctttttctttttctttttttttttttttctttttttttttagctatatTAGATATATAAGAAAAGCCAAATTTCAAGGAATATTTGGATTCTCCACAGCACAATATGCTTTCCTGCAGAAGTTAAAACGTCAAGTAGTAGATTATGCATAACAACTTCCGCGCATTTATAGGTTAAAAGATGCACACCTTCCTTTCAACTTTGACAGCTTTTCTCACATCATGGATTTAAAGGTTCAAGCAAGCCAGAAAGTCATGGCCAGGCCTACTCTTGCGTGCGCGTAGCTtctcttacaaaagaaaagaggaaaagaaacagCAGAGAGCCCACTGATGGTAGGAACATATTAAAATCTGTGGTGCTTCGTGCTTTGGATAATAAGGTCAACCCATCAATTAAAACTCCATTGGGTTCAATTATGGCTTAAGATGCAAGTAGTCTCTAGACTCTACCTATAAGTTGAATAAGAAAAGTCAGTGCACAAAGCAGGGCAAATGGGAGAAGCCAACCAGACCAGTTTGCTTCCAGCTCCAACATCTCAATCCCTCCTTTTTTAGATATTTACCCTCTTCTTTAAGATaatgttattattatattcttGTTCTCTTTCGTGACTTAGAATCTCCATGGACCCTCACCACCCCCACCCATCTCTGattcagtttaaaaaaaaaaaaaaaaaattgaaagaaaggaaaagtatTAGtctttaataataaaaaattgaatcgGAGTACATTGCTTTCTGAACAAAAAACATTATCTTATCTACAAATCAGCATCACATAAGACCAATTAAATTGAATTAGACCCCTTGAAAACTTAAACAATTGCCTTAATAATGGTAGGCCGCCACTTGGAAGACCTGATCAACCCCACTCCCCTGCCCCAACAATAAGTTGACCCGTGGTGGCAAATTTCAAAGCTACCTTTAATCTGAGGGACCTCTGCTGCCTTATCATAATACCGCCTTCTACTGAATCTTATCCTccaaaatctttttctttcttttcctttccattCTATCAACTTTTCACAAACTGCCGGACAACATCCAAAAGTGTCAAACCCAAGTGCAAGCCCCTTTCATAATCAAACTGTGTCCCCCTTCAAATTTCCGGGAGACTTTTAATAATGTGCACCATCTTCAGCGTCTCTTGGTTCAATTTGAACAAAAAGGGGAGTTTTGATTGTGCGGTTATTGCTAGGATTGGGGACATTGACGGTGAGCTTTGGACTGCAGAGTATTTTGAGCTTGGGTGTGACTTGTGAGTGCTTCTCTATTGATGGTTACAACGTGATTCTAATACTTGAGTTCAGGTAGGTGGTTCGGGCACGTACTTAATATTGAAGGTACATTCCTCCCACAAACTGGGGAGGATTTCTGGCCGGCTCTGGTTGAGGAATTCTCAGTTTGTTGGGATTGCAGTGTATTAACCGACGCGCCCGCTTTCCCGCCGCCAGTGGCATTTGTTCTCGAGTTGCCAGCAGTTGGAGTCCCTGCAACTGAAGTAGATGAAGAATGGTGGTTATTAGTGACTATTTGTTGCACATGAGGGGCTAATGCTGACTTCGGATCTCCTCCAAAAGATATCTGGGTATGGCCTGGTGGAGCTCTGCCTTGTTGCTGGGGCATATTCTTGAGGGAAGACGGGTTTCTTCCTGTATTTTTTGACTGAGAAGTTTGGACAGAACCGTTGCCTTGGATTAGAGCTTGCGAGTAAACAGGGGGATTGTTTGGAAACTTGGCAACAGTGGAAGAGGAAGACAGGTTATTGTTAGTTGTTGGCGCTTTACTTCGAGTCAGAGTCGCCGTCGCCACAACAGGCTGCTGCTGTGGCAGCATATGGTGCTGCTGAACTTGAAGCTGAAGCAGCTGCTGTTGTTGAGAATTTGAAGTATTACCAGCAAGGGGACCATTTGCCATTAGTGCAGTAGAGGTGACATATCGAGGTGGCCAGTTTCCTGTCGATGACATAAAGCTAAGAGTTTTGGCTGAATTATCAAAAACAAGGGTCTGCCCTGTAGTTGTCGAAGGCTTTCCTGAAGTGGCTTTCTTTGCATCGTTTGGAGTGTTCGAACCACCTCCACTCTTCCCCTCAGAAACCTGGTGACTCTTCTGCTGTGCAGCTTGAGGTGCAGGTGTAACTTGGTAACCTAGCTGAGCCATATCTGGGAGGCTTTGAAATATTACTGGATTTTGCGGTAGGGATGAGAAGTTCAGGGTTGAAACCATGTTGTTTCCACTAAATGCTGTCTTGTTTCCGTTGAAGTCCGCAAAGGACATGGCAAATGCTGGAGAAGGGAAGAGCTCAACCGCACCCTTTAAACcatgctgctgctgctgctgctgcttctcACCATGATTTCCTCCACTACTGCCAGACAATCCTGCAGATGGCATCAACCTAAAATTTAGGGGCTGAACTGGAACTGTGAAATTCTTCTGCCTATAAACACTTTCTTTGGCATGAGAGGATTGGCCATCAGCAACAGATGGAGGATTCTCTGCAGTTATCTCAACCTCAAGCTTGCGAGATTGATTGGATGGTAGCACATGCTGCTTATGTGGTTGCTGTAAGTGCATACTAGCTGAGGCCAAAAGATTATTTCCCCCAGCTTGGGCCCCTCGTGGTTGCTTGTGGGATGATGATGAACCACTTGAAGTACTCGTATTCTGATGACATGCTTGGACCTGAGGCTGCGAGTGGGGCTGTTGCTGCTGAAGCTGCTGAAGCTGAGACAGATGGAACATTTGAGGTGAATAGAAAGACCCATTTAAGAAAGGCATAGTCTGAGCAGGTGTGCTTCCTCTAAGTGCTGATGTTGTTCCAATAGGAGTTGAAATAGGGAATGGGTAAACGTTGTTCTGTAATATTGCCATGTATGGAGTTTCGTTGGGTGGAAAATTTGGATAATTAAAGCTCACAGCTGTCGTTACTGCTGGCAGCGCTGAAGAGCTCCCCGGAGGTCCAGTAGCTGAATTACTAGGCAATGACACATTTTTTGCAGGATTGGAGGGTTTAGAAAGCCCAGATTGATTAGCTACTGCTGCTGGTGGATGCTGGCTCATAGGGAACATGAAAGCAGGGCCATGCTACAATTCAAGAGAATGAATAACTCTCAACCTTACTTATAGAACCAATTTAACATATGAAAACCAATTCCGAAGACAATACGTAGGACCAATTCAACAATTTAATGCGATGCAGAAGACTAGACCATACCATTGAACTACCAGCAGTGACTGCCTGTGGAGCTTGCTGAAACACAAGCGGATTTCTCTGTGCTGTATCCATCAAGTTGAAGGCCTCAGACCCTTTGTCTTTCCCAATATGACTTGGAAAATTTGTTCCAGCCTGCCCTTTTTCCTGTACGGCATTAAGATTCACGCTTGGAAAGCTTCCTTGGAATGGGTTTGCAACAATCACTTTTTCAGCAGAAGGCATGACATTGAGTTTGCTTGTCTTGGCCCCGCCTAGAGCAGCAGTAGCAGCAGGCACTGGCCAGATATTGTTCATCTTCGAAAATTGCTGGTGCAACTGAATGCAGCGAGCAATGTAATGGTGGGTTGTACATCTCTTTGGCCGAGGTCGAGAGAGAAGGAACTGCGGAGGCTGCACATTTTCAATTTTAGCAAATTCAAATGCATTTCTGAAAAACAAAGACAACAACCAGAGAGAGAAAAACTAAACAGGTCTCTAGTGCGAAGCAATAACAAAAGATACCTGTGACGATGCAGTCGAAGGGGTATTCCCCTCTATCGGCATAACTGTCTGATAGGGTGGCATGCATCTGCTAATAAAAATTCGTTAAACATCTTTGCTATGGAGAAGGGAAAAATCTATCAGAAATTGAAGAGCAAACACATGATAATGTAACTCACCCCAGTGGAGGAAGACCACTCGGCCAGCCAGTTGCAGCAATTGGCAAAGGCGTCAAGCCAGATTGACctgaaaagaagagagaatcaATAAAAATTGCTTGAAAATTCAAGATAAGAACCACCAAAAAGACTTCAATGCTGGCTTACAGGTGTTTTCTACTTTGGGAATGCTAGCTTTAGCTTGGCTCTCCTGCCActgctgctgttgttgttgtgaCTTATTAGTACTACGAACACCACTGCCACTCTCTTGATTTGGCTTCTCCAATTCAAGCTTAGGCAACTCGCGCTTCTCTCCAATTgtctccctcctcctcctcttcttctccttcttcttctcctcttcaGGTTCTTCTACCACTACCTCCTTAACAAATCTCTCtaccttttcttcttccttaacAGGAGCTTTAGGATCCGATATCGAATCGGTGAAGCCATTGCCTTCCCTATCTGGAGACGCCGCCATAGGAAGAGCCTGTTGAGACGCAGTCTGTTCAGAAAACTTTTGACAGTAAAAATACTAATCCATATCTAATcggagtgcaccaagaaaagggTCCTCACCATCAGATCGATCTCAAACTTCTCCTCTTGCTTGCTTCTTCCAGCCTCTGGAAGAGCTGGGTCTCTGAGAAAATGGAAgccatagaaagaaaaaaaaattaaatctcaaaaaacaaaacaaaggacaaAATCAGATAAATCGTTAATTTATTTGATGCTCACGCTTTTGTCCTCGCTGTCGAATTTTGAAGATGGTCAAAAAGAACATCCGATTCAGCACATGGAGGAGCCAAGATGGGCTTTTCGTCTTCGATGCCCGACGGTTTTGAATCCTCCCGCTTTAGTGTTGCCTCGTGCTGTGATTCCATTGACTCATGAGAACTTGCTCTTGGTGAACTAGTGTCCATTTTTTCCGGCTGTTGTTCGCTTTCAACTTTCTCTGCTTTTGCTGCAATTGAACTTATCTCAACCGCACCTGAAGAACCAAcaaataacttctttttttaaaaaaaaaattcttttttcttaattttggtTCAAAAAGCTGAGTAGTAAACTCACCAACGCCAAACGCGGGATCAGACTGTGGTGAAGAAAGCGAAGTCCTTGAGTCATGAGCGGAGCCTTTTGTGTCTTCGGGCTCGAGCTCGTTTCCATTGCTTTCTTGCGTCTTGTTGCTCTGGGACTGCTTCTTGAGCCCAAAGAGAAACTCCGCAATCTCGATCTCAATATCCTCCGAAATGCTCTTGGAGGCCTTCGATGGCCGAGTCCTCGGCGGTGGTCCTTCTCCTGATTTCTGCAACAACCACAATCCCAAAAACTCAATCCATCAATTTTCTCCGAAAAAtcgaaaataaattaaaaataaataaacaaatcaaaggAATAGCTGACCATCTTTTTCCTAACTGAGACGTTCGACGACGAAGGAGACCGGACCTCCGGGCTTGGCTTCGCCGGCTCTTCTCCGACTCCACCATTTCCAGAAACACAGCTCTCGTGAGGTCTTTTCGCGGAAGCTGCCAAAGAGAAACACAcacgaaaatgattttcaaaaacaaacaaatccccgaaaacaaaaacacttcGCCGATTTCAATTACCCGAGCGAGCCTTTCTCGGAACCGGGACGCCGATCATCTTGTCGGCGACCTTCCACTGCC
Coding sequences within it:
- the LOC132170259 gene encoding protein TIME FOR COFFEE-like isoform X1, encoding MDRSREAKRSSSMATTNGLPRRRQRSTSLRDSPEEGQVELQETVRLRDRASKRDRDRELLKSRSKRRRGPNREGGEESTEESVGEEEEEEEDEEEEFQVSDNHRRNFPPARGSRQWKVADKMIGVPVPRKARSASAKRPHESCVSGNGGVGEEPAKPSPEVRSPSSSNVSVRKKMKSGEGPPPRTRPSKASKSISEDIEIEIAEFLFGLKKQSQSNKTQESNGNELEPEDTKGSAHDSRTSLSSPQSDPAFGVGAVEISSIAAKAEKVESEQQPEKMDTSSPRASSHESMESQHEATLKREDSKPSGIEDEKPILAPPCAESDVLFDHLQNSTARTKADPALPEAGRSKQEEKFEIDLMTASQQALPMAASPDREGNGFTDSISDPKAPVKEEEKVERFVKEVVVEEPEEEKKKEKKRRRRETIGEKRELPKLELEKPNQESGSGVRSTNKSQQQQQQWQESQAKASIPKVENTCQSGLTPLPIAATGWPSGLPPLGCMPPYQTVMPIEGNTPSTASSQPPQFLLSRPRPKRCTTHHYIARCIQLHQQFSKMNNIWPVPAATAALGGAKTSKLNVMPSAEKVIVANPFQGSFPSVNLNAVQEKGQAGTNFPSHIGKDKGSEAFNLMDTAQRNPLVFQQAPQAVTAGSSMHGPAFMFPMSQHPPAAVANQSGLSKPSNPAKNVSLPSNSATGPPGSSSALPAVTTAVSFNYPNFPPNETPYMAILQNNVYPFPISTPIGTTSALRGSTPAQTMPFLNGSFYSPQMFHLSQLQQLQQQQPHSQPQVQACHQNTSTSSGSSSSHKQPRGAQAGGNNLLASASMHLQQPHKQHVLPSNQSRKLEVEITAENPPSVADGQSSHAKESVYRQKNFTVPVQPLNFRLMPSAGLSGSSGGNHGEKQQQQQQHGLKGAVELFPSPAFAMSFADFNGNKTAFSGNNMVSTLNFSSLPQNPVIFQSLPDMAQLGYQVTPAPQAAQQKSHQVSEGKSGGGSNTPNDAKKATSGKPSTTTGQTLVFDNSAKTLSFMSSTGNWPPRYVTSTALMANGPLAGNTSNSQQQQLLQLQVQQHHMLPQQQPVVATATLTRSKAPTTNNNLSSSSTVAKFPNNPPVYSQALIQGNGSVQTSQSKNTGRNPSSLKNMPQQQGRAPPGHTQISFGGDPKSALAPHVQQIVTNNHHSSSTSVAGTPTAGNSRTNATGGGKAGASVNTLQSQQTENSSTRAGQKSSPVCGRNVPSILSTCPNHLPELKY
- the LOC132170259 gene encoding protein TIME FOR COFFEE-like isoform X2 translates to MDRSREAKRSSSMATTNGLPRRRQRSTSLRDSPEEGQVELQETVRLRDRASKRDRDRELLKSRSKRRRGPNREGGEESTEESVGEEEEEEEDEEEEFQVSDNHRRNFPPARGSRQWKVADKMIGVPVPRKARSASAKRPHESCVSGNGGVGEEPAKPSPEVRSPSSSNVSVRKKMKSGEGPPPRTRPSKASKSISEDIEIEIAEFLFGLKKQSQSNKTQESNGNELEPEDTKGSAHDSRTSLSSPQSDPAFGVGAVEISSIAAKAEKVESEQQPEKMDTSSPRASSHESMESQHEATLKREDSKPSGIEDEKPILAPPCAESDVLFDHLQNSTARTKADPALPEAGRSKQEEKFEIDLMALPMAASPDREGNGFTDSISDPKAPVKEEEKVERFVKEVVVEEPEEEKKKEKKRRRRETIGEKRELPKLELEKPNQESGSGVRSTNKSQQQQQQWQESQAKASIPKVENTCQSGLTPLPIAATGWPSGLPPLGCMPPYQTVMPIEGNTPSTASSQPPQFLLSRPRPKRCTTHHYIARCIQLHQQFSKMNNIWPVPAATAALGGAKTSKLNVMPSAEKVIVANPFQGSFPSVNLNAVQEKGQAGTNFPSHIGKDKGSEAFNLMDTAQRNPLVFQQAPQAVTAGSSMHGPAFMFPMSQHPPAAVANQSGLSKPSNPAKNVSLPSNSATGPPGSSSALPAVTTAVSFNYPNFPPNETPYMAILQNNVYPFPISTPIGTTSALRGSTPAQTMPFLNGSFYSPQMFHLSQLQQLQQQQPHSQPQVQACHQNTSTSSGSSSSHKQPRGAQAGGNNLLASASMHLQQPHKQHVLPSNQSRKLEVEITAENPPSVADGQSSHAKESVYRQKNFTVPVQPLNFRLMPSAGLSGSSGGNHGEKQQQQQQHGLKGAVELFPSPAFAMSFADFNGNKTAFSGNNMVSTLNFSSLPQNPVIFQSLPDMAQLGYQVTPAPQAAQQKSHQVSEGKSGGGSNTPNDAKKATSGKPSTTTGQTLVFDNSAKTLSFMSSTGNWPPRYVTSTALMANGPLAGNTSNSQQQQLLQLQVQQHHMLPQQQPVVATATLTRSKAPTTNNNLSSSSTVAKFPNNPPVYSQALIQGNGSVQTSQSKNTGRNPSSLKNMPQQQGRAPPGHTQISFGGDPKSALAPHVQQIVTNNHHSSSTSVAGTPTAGNSRTNATGGGKAGASVNTLQSQQTENSSTRAGQKSSPVCGRNVPSILSTCPNHLPELKY